CACGAGATAGAGAGAGTCGATGGAGTATGCAGACACGAGATAGAGAGAGTCGATGGAGTATGCAGACACGAGATAGAGAGAGTCGATGGAGTATGCAGACACGAGATAGAGAGAGTCGATGGAGTATGCAGACACGAGATAGAGAGAGTCGATGGAGTATGCAGACACGAGATAGAGAGAGTCGATGGAGTATGCAGACACGAGATAGAGAGAGTCGATGGAGTATGCAGACACGAGATAGAGAGAGTCGATGGAGTATGCAGACACGAGATAGAGAGAGTCGATGGAGTATGCAGACACGAGATAGAGAGAGTCGATGGAGTATGCAGACACGAGAGAGTCGATGGAGTATGCAGACACGAGAGAGTCGATGGAGTATGCAGACACGAGAGAGTCGATGGAGTATGCAGACACGAGAGAGTCGATGGAGTATGCAGACACGAGAGAGTCGATGGAGTATGCAGACACGAGAGAGTCGATGGAGTATGCAGACACGAGAGAGTCGATAGAGTATGCAGACACGAGAAAGTCGATGGAGTATGCAGACACGAGAAAGTCAATGGAGTATGCAGACACGAGAAAGTCAATGGAGTATGCAGACACGAGAAAGTCAATGGAGTATGTAGACACGAGTGAAAGACGATGAAGTATAAAAACACGAAAACACGTGAAAGACTATGAagtatataaacataaaaacacGAAAAGACGATGAggtataaaaacacaaaaacacaagaaagaCGATGAGGTatgaaaacacaaaaacacaagaaagaCGATGAGGTatgaaaacacaaaaacacaagaaagaCAATGAggtataaaaacacaaaaacagaaaacacaagaaaacacaaaaacacgAGAAAGAAAAAGCACAAAAGCACAGAAACAAAAAACACTAAAACACAAGAAACATGATGAAgtataaaaatgagaaagaccatgaagttttagaaaaaagaaactttAGGTTAGATTGAAAATGATATCAAGTGGATTGTCTAGATTTCAATTTCAACGGGTAAATAGTGTCTTGCCTAAAAGCTTTAATACACTCTAAAAGCAGGTAACTCACCTTAACTTGAAAATAGACTCTTAAAGCAAAGAATAAGCGAAGACCACAAACATGAAAACAACATTGATctaacaagaaaagaaaattgatataATAGACCAAACATGAAATCACTCGAGAGAGTATTCATAGCACTCTTACTTTCTGTGTCCAATTCAAAAACCTTGTAGGATGCTCCAAGCTGTAGGAAGAGATCTTTGACCCGCTTGCAATAACCACAGTAAGTCTTGCTGCCACCACACACAGATTACACGATGGAAttactaatataaaaaagagaaaatttagagCTATTTCATTGTACTGTGCACCTAACTATTCCTAAGCTCACAACCAAAAACTAATTGGTTGAAGGGTAAACATTTTTGAAGGGAACTTTCAATGTCTCAACAGGTATTGGAGACCTCAAATTGTACGGTGATTGTAGAAGAATTAAATCTATTTAAGGTTTTTGTATTGGAATTACTTTTAGATTTGAGTGAGACCTAAACACAAATTCTATAATCTGAATACATTTTGAAAATCATTAGGATTTCATGGATTAAACAAGTTActtgcaaaatataaaacaacagGTAAATtagattgaaaagaaaaagaaaaaaaatacctaAAGACAACAACAGGGGAAGAGGATACTATCCCCTTAGCCTTATTCAACGCTGCTTCCatctgttctttctttttcgGTGAACTCATCAAAGAACCCATTTCTTTTTCTGTATGTTTATATGATATGATAATTGAAGAGGAGCAGAATAGAGAAAAAGCTTGAAGCTTTGGCTTTGGACAGGTGTTGAAAGGAAAGAGAATAAGCCAAAAACTTGGTGGCACGGGGTTTGGGAGCAGAACAAAACTTGAAACTGTAATTTAGCTGAACAAAATGAAGATTAAAAGCTGATTAGTAAGAATTGACGTTTTGGAAAATTAGGGTTCAGTTTAACTTGGCAAATTGGTAATTTGGGTTTCTTGGGGGAAATTGATCTATAGTGCGAGGAGAATATAATAACATCATCAGAATAAAGGATGATAACAGTACGAGAAGAATAAAGGTTTAGATTTTTAAGGTAAGAATTTATTCATCTCCATTCTTCTATTTagtaaatatgaattttttactctcttttttgtTGCTTTGACTTATCTCTTTCTTCCCTCTTTGTTGTTATATGCAAAAAAAACCTTGATAATATGCAAAAAACGATTAACACATAGAATTGT
This Vigna angularis cultivar LongXiaoDou No.4 chromosome 4, ASM1680809v1, whole genome shotgun sequence DNA region includes the following protein-coding sequences:
- the LOC108331840 gene encoding glutaredoxin — encoded protein: MGSLMSSPKKKEQMEAALNKAKGIVSSSPVVVFSKTYCGYCKRVKDLFLQLGASYKVFELDTERDGDDIHSALIEWTGLRTVPNVFIGGKHIGGCDTVLEKHKTEQLVPLLNDAGAIANNSAQL